In Dehalobacter sp., one DNA window encodes the following:
- the trpB gene encoding tryptophan synthase subunit beta, translating to MKNEMINYLGQNGYFGAYGGRYVPEILIPAVDELNQAFQEILRDEDFYKQYYNLLMDFSGRPTPLTYAAGLSAYFGKAKIFIKREDLNHSGAHKINNVLGQGLLMKKLGKTRVIAETGAGQHGVATAIMAAKMGFQATIYMGAEDAERQYANVFWMKQLGAEVVPVTTGTATLKDAINEALRDWAGNFDNTHYALGTACGPRPFPEMVTFFQSVISKEMKKQINDICGKNPDRIYACLGGGSNAMGAFVEFLQEPGVELVAVEAGGKGEASGKHASRIAYAKAKTGVSQGYKTLFLQDDDGQMLDTWSISAGLDYVGVSPILAHLAETKRVRVLAATDAEVIEAFKLIISKEGLIPALESTHAFAGIFKEIADTKPEDVIVVNMSGRGDKDIFNIGEALQDQGWKTFVTERGKAYAD from the coding sequence ATGAAGAACGAAATGATTAATTATCTAGGTCAAAATGGCTATTTTGGCGCCTATGGCGGGAGATATGTCCCGGAAATCCTGATACCGGCTGTCGATGAACTGAACCAGGCTTTTCAGGAAATATTGCGGGACGAGGACTTCTATAAGCAATACTATAACCTCCTGATGGACTTTTCGGGCAGGCCGACACCGCTGACGTATGCGGCAGGGCTTAGTGCGTATTTTGGTAAAGCCAAAATCTTTATCAAGCGGGAGGATTTGAATCATTCCGGCGCCCATAAAATCAATAATGTGCTCGGGCAGGGCCTGCTCATGAAAAAACTGGGCAAGACCAGAGTCATCGCTGAGACCGGCGCAGGCCAGCACGGTGTCGCAACGGCGATCATGGCAGCGAAAATGGGATTTCAGGCGACGATCTATATGGGAGCTGAAGATGCTGAACGGCAATATGCCAACGTCTTCTGGATGAAACAGCTCGGAGCTGAAGTTGTTCCCGTTACCACCGGTACGGCAACGCTTAAGGATGCCATTAACGAAGCACTTCGCGACTGGGCAGGAAATTTTGACAACACGCATTATGCACTTGGTACGGCGTGCGGACCAAGGCCATTCCCGGAGATGGTCACTTTCTTTCAGTCCGTAATCAGTAAAGAGATGAAAAAACAAATCAACGATATCTGCGGCAAAAATCCGGACCGGATCTATGCCTGTCTGGGCGGCGGTTCCAATGCGATGGGTGCTTTTGTGGAGTTTCTGCAGGAGCCCGGCGTAGAACTCGTTGCCGTCGAGGCGGGCGGCAAGGGTGAAGCCTCCGGAAAGCATGCTTCGCGGATCGCTTATGCCAAAGCCAAAACCGGCGTCTCTCAGGGCTACAAGACACTGTTTCTCCAAGATGATGACGGACAGATGCTGGATACCTGGAGCATTTCCGCCGGACTTGATTATGTCGGTGTATCACCAATCCTGGCTCATCTGGCGGAAACCAAGAGGGTCCGGGTTTTAGCCGCCACAGATGCCGAAGTCATTGAGGCCTTTAAACTGATCATCAGCAAGGAAGGGCTGATACCGGCGCTTGAATCCACGCATGCTTTCGCCGGAATTTTCAAGGAAATTGCTGACACCAAACCGGAAGATGTCATCGTTGTCAATATGTCCGGCCGCGGAGACAAAGATATCTTCAATATTGGGGAAGCATTGCAGGATCAGGGCTGGAAAACATTTGTCACAGAAAGAGGTAAGGCATATGCAGATTGA
- a CDS encoding aldolase catalytic domain-containing protein: MRKLTILDCTLRDGGLTNNFRFPEKYIKDHVQKISEAKVDYLELGYKADPAYYERTAYGKLKFCDDSEIRGIIQGIPGLPKLAFMVDVGRFDRQTVEDANVSPFTMGRVACYLDQIEEAVEDVRFLQNKGYETTLNIMAISRERIPEIVCGLRKIKAQIPAVAVYVVDSYGALYPEDVKKLVSLYKEELNGIKVGIHVHNNMQLAFSNTITAIESGANFLDASVNGMGRGAGNCPLECLLPYAGKENYDLKPVLALINDYYIHDGDEHSWGYCPKQLLTGIFNQHPVYSIQGAGEDLIRIYNHFQSEVQV, from the coding sequence GTGCGTAAGCTGACTATTCTGGACTGCACGCTCAGAGACGGAGGATTGACCAACAACTTCCGGTTCCCGGAAAAGTATATCAAAGATCATGTGCAAAAGATTTCCGAAGCAAAGGTTGATTATCTCGAGCTGGGGTATAAAGCCGATCCCGCGTATTATGAACGGACAGCCTACGGTAAACTGAAATTCTGTGATGACAGTGAGATACGTGGCATCATCCAAGGAATTCCGGGGCTCCCCAAACTGGCTTTTATGGTGGATGTCGGCAGATTTGACCGGCAAACGGTTGAAGACGCCAATGTGTCACCGTTTACCATGGGCCGGGTTGCCTGCTATTTGGACCAGATCGAAGAGGCCGTCGAAGATGTCCGCTTTCTGCAAAATAAAGGCTATGAGACAACCCTGAATATCATGGCAATTTCCAGAGAAAGAATCCCGGAAATCGTTTGCGGCTTAAGAAAAATCAAAGCGCAAATCCCTGCAGTGGCAGTCTATGTGGTAGACAGTTACGGGGCGCTTTATCCGGAGGATGTCAAAAAGCTGGTATCACTGTACAAGGAAGAATTAAACGGTATAAAGGTGGGAATTCACGTGCACAACAACATGCAGCTGGCCTTCTCCAACACCATTACGGCAATTGAAAGCGGTGCTAACTTCCTTGATGCGAGTGTCAACGGGATGGGCAGGGGAGCCGGCAACTGTCCGCTGGAATGTCTTTTGCCCTATGCTGGCAAAGAAAATTATGATTTAAAGCCTGTACTCGCGCTGATTAATGATTACTACATCCATGATGGTGACGAACATTCTTGGGGGTACTGCCCGAAGCAGCTCTTAACGGGGATTTTCAACCAGCATCCTGTCTATAGTATCCAGGGGGCTGGCGAAGATCTGATCCGAATCTATAATCATTTTCAAAGTGAGGTGCAGGTATGA